A portion of the Leptospira barantonii genome contains these proteins:
- a CDS encoding HepT-like ribonuclease domain-containing protein, which produces MKSDLSYLNHIQGEIGFLISKSENFTQEQFLADEVMKRAFARSIEIIGEAANKLSDPLKKKYPTVEWKKLSATRNKLIHGYFVVDYEIVWDLVKNKIPNLDLQISTILEREKTMFD; this is translated from the coding sequence TTGAAATCTGATTTATCGTATTTGAATCATATCCAAGGTGAAATCGGGTTCTTAATTTCAAAATCGGAAAACTTCACTCAAGAACAATTTCTTGCCGATGAAGTAATGAAAAGAGCTTTTGCGAGAAGCATTGAGATTATTGGAGAAGCCGCAAACAAACTTTCCGATCCGTTGAAAAAGAAATATCCGACGGTGGAATGGAAAAAATTATCGGCTACGCGTAATAAACTGATTCACGGATACTTTGTCGTAGATTACGAAATCGTTTGGGACTTGGTAAAAAATAAGATTCCGAATTTAGACTTGCAAATCTC